A genomic window from Fusarium oxysporum Fo47 chromosome VIII, complete sequence includes:
- a CDS encoding nonribosomal peptide synthase GliP2 — translation MAHRAPILLDHFRDQLQKHPSLIAVEDGTKSPDQKTWERITYAQLDALSEQWSNRLRLAGIRTGCVVPLLSNRSIAMVAATLAILKLRAAYVPMDTCSWGQDRIETVLRTVGPQLIVSTSTCQQGQYPYPVLVLGPCDSGDSGDSGEIAAYNESHCVLEDEDFEERGNDLAYIIFTSGTTGKPKGVQIGQTSISRYVKEGGDLPFNFNTKHGTRVLLICSIAFDVCAGVMFSTLCNGGTLVLADPSTFEVAARTCHILPLTPSILVTLDPGAGFDTVEAIFLGGESPSPSLIEAWSSPRRRIYNSYGPTETTCTALMGELKPGSPVTIGFPVSYSTVILLDSAGMESTEGEICISGLGLAWGYFRDTDRTNNAFFRRGEAMIYKTGDYGKWTENGLLFCGRRDGVVKNRGFLINLEADVEPALQSFGKVDRASAFMSQGRLVAFVTPVSAKEGLRDHLERTVSSFLVPDTIYSLDEFPTTGNGKVDRKGLMRMHELEQSSDTAIESGLGPSEAVRRGLSYVLQLPTSRILQTSSFRQLGGHSLAAVMLVSVLRRMGFGINVARVLLLDTVETIAAAVKTLADDSYAPFAPDDATERLMHEMRTTLPLEGATLAPMADIQTRMLSGSVASPGLSFIKTSFTFHHPGKQDLSSILRDSWLRLCLRHEILRTSFVLSASNGVQVIAKEPGFSWEEEIAIESEWELVCRRKELLAVDDFVDFDVEDQASLSRVVLVVAPSKRTRFIWTVHHSLIDGWSMATLMRDFADCLENRPIPAPPQFARVVQEIDRLRVESSDRAVSFWKGYLEGYTPVPRLRVSPPTDVSDYTQATLSRRLTTSVSELEAVAKDRFQVSPATLLYAAWGLLISRYSGTDRAVLGAVLSGRSLPIPGIENIVGPLINVLPLAIDTREDQPTHNFVQAAFRRLCDVLEFQWSPASLIQDGCGCNPAELFETLFASQYGFPESPWDSLAVSQPSDIRYLEATQVPLTVLLNGAEGHFDVQFIYRRSHFSNTVIQRMISHLDNLLTSLTTADPNTELRNVTRKMLEADRQYRISNEKPSQLDSSREVPQNLVEAIENSIQAHADMYAVEAPTGSLTYREFGRLTEHIVACILQHNGRGNVICVVSDGSLLWLLAMIATVRAGAIYCPIDEKLPRVRKDYMIRNSGATLVLFTKSSHEPVCDGIPSLVMESIIASISSSSALATPVSRNHPSGDDVACLIFTSGSTGLPKAVQLQHKGILNVVSQPEGRLYSRPGQRNAQMLSLGFDCCIKEVFSTICFGAALVLKDPENPIAHLTRVDATMATPSLLATLEPDDYPNLKVITAAGEAVSQVLNDKWAFGRTLINGYGPAECTLISTTAILHPGSKVSIGKPLSGLSCYLLDSYGRPVPIGVSGEICISGVQVTPGYLCNEQETARRFLSDPLRPGQTMFRTGDIGRKLEDGNIEYIGREDDQIKLRGFRIDLGEVQSTISKLATEAKNVALVVSNGNLLAFMTPENIDVESLSKSLELHLPQYAVPHRIIALAKLPTSANNKVDSFTLRTYLKDQGTSGVAVEEPETDTQRNLAAIWADVLRRDLNQMPIGPSDRFFELGGHSLLQIKVAQSIFKHWDIRPLPLKHVIRHHSLRDLSFAIDELVSNSTSKVSTTPFLESSPVPRDGPLPLSYLEKEMLLNHLISGGSPAGNMNFVCSIRGNIDAGVLADAFQRVTADIEVFRTRYSVVAGTLFRQQAPATAHIPCVVQTGNLNSFVHQKITRSFDLSIEPPLDVSIIIGDPVQIMLVVVMSHVVGDAATMATYLNRVSQTYNLLTSNVSKAKLTTTPDALTYIDWAQWASALEHNPRTLAFWSSYLSNPPSPLTFGNLSPGAVTYMGFTRSWTLPSSMQRNLSKLAEKSTVTMHQLILGAVFITLQCVDRRDDILLAAPFMHRSEPGTESIPGLFLDRLVLRIQRLSGQISLFSFLSSIRETSQQALAHIVPYQSLRSHLAHKPSLINPLFQVMVAYHIAAEQQPLLELHGAEVQPIPCRETGGSKFPLKIEFTETAIEDLRVDIEYDMGCISEDIAMRLEFALSFTLQLMVTEKDVGDIIQLVEMSFRPGTEHGQVESVSRQTNGENKTDSLMGETRIEMSLKNAVSECLGLETETIDPEQSFWDLSGHSMDALKLQHLCEKRGVRVGLRDIFISRSILELSACAGTI, via the exons ATGGCTCACCGAGCTCCTATCCTCTTGGATCACTTCCGCGATCAATTGCAAAAGCACCCTTCATTAATTGCGGTTGAGGACGGCACAAAATCGCCGGACCAGAAAACCTGGGAGAGAATCACATACGCACAGCTGGATGCTCTGTCTGAGCAATGGAGCAACCGTCTTCGCCTGGCTGGCATTCGCACCGGCTGCGTGGTTCCCCTTTTATCTAACAGATCAATTGCCATGGTAGCCGCTACATTGGCAATCTTGAAACTTCGCGCGGCTTATGTGCCCATGGACACATGCTCGTGGGGACAAGATAGAATAGAAACCGTTCTCAGAACCGTTGGCCCACAGCTGATCGTGTCAACGTCCACATGTCAGCAGGGTCAGTACCCATACCCAGTTTTGGTTCTGGGCCCCTGTGACTCCGGTGACTCCGGTGACTCCGGTGAGATAGCAGCGTATAATGAATCACACTGCGTACTAGAAGATGAGGACTTCGAAGAGAGAGGGAACGATCTGGCatacatcatcttcacatcCGGCACAACTGGGAAACCGAAAGGAGTGCAGATCGGACAGACATCGATTTCCCGTTATGTGAAAGAGGGAGGTGATTTGCCATTTAATTTCAACACCAAACATGGCACAAGGGTATTGCTTATATGCTCGATTGCTTTTGACG TCTGTGCTGGGGTCATGTTCAGTACCCTCTGTAACGGCGGAACCCTGGTTCTAGCTGATCCATCTACATTTGAAGTCGCCGCCAGAACATGTCATATTCTACCATTGACTCCAAGTATTTTAGTTACATTGGATCCTGGAGCTGGCTTCGACACAGTGGAAGCGATTTTCCTCGGTGGCGAAAGTCCAAGCCCATCCCTGATAGAGGCATGGTCCTCTCCCCGCCGGAGGATCTACAATTCTTATGGGCCAACCGAGACAACCTGTACAGCCCTTATGGGGGAACTCAAGCCAGGATCCCCTGTTACCATCGGCTTTCCAGTCTCATATAGCACTGTCATATTGCTTGATTCGGCGGGTATGGAATCCACAGAAGGTGAAATCTGTATTTCTGGCCTAGGTCTGGCGTGGGGATACTTCCGTGACACAGATCGAACCAACAACGCTTTTTTCAGAAGGGGCGAGGCAATGATTTACAAAACTGGTGACTATGGGAAATGGACCGAGAACGGACTACTTTTCTGTGGCCGTAGAGACGGTGTGGTCAAGAATAGAGGGTTCTTGATCAACCTCGAAGCGGACGTCGAGCCTGCTTTGCAGTCCTTTGGCAAAGTCGACAGAGCATCAGCTTTCATGTCACAGGGTCGGCTAGTTGCTTTCGTTACGCCAGTGTCTGCCAAGGAGGGGCTTCGCGATCATCTCGAACGTACCGTATCCTCCTTTCTAGTCCCTGACACGATTTACTCACTGGATGAGTTCCCCACGACAGGCAACGGAAAAGTTGACCGAAAAGGCCTGATGCGTATGCATGAGCTGGAGCAATCATCAGATACAGCCATCGAGAGTGGACTGGGTCCATCTGAAGCAGTTCGTAGAGGGCTTTCATATGTCCTCCAACTTCCAACATCACGTATTCTCCAGACATCGTCTTTCCGCCAGCTTGGAGGCCACTCCCTAGCAGCAGTTATGCTAGTCTCGGTACTCAGGAGAATGGGGTTTGGTATCAATGTCGCCCGAGTGCTTCTATTAGATACAGTTGAGACTATAGCTGCGGCTGTCAAAACGTTGGCCGATGATTCATATGCCCCCTTCGCTCCTGATGATGCGACAGAACGGCTAATGCATGAGATGAGGACCACCTTGCCGCTTGAAGGTGCGACTCTCGCGCCTATGGCCGACATTCAAACCAGGATGCTCAGCGGCAGTGTAGCCAGTCCGGGTCTGTCATTTATCAAGACGTCCTTCACTTTCCATCATCCGGGTAAACAAGACCTTTCATCCATCCTCCGCgattcttggcttcgtctttgTCTACGGCACGAGATCCTGAGGACTTCCTTTGTCCTAAGCGCATCAAATGGAGTCCAAGTGATAGCCAAGGAGCCGGGGTTCTCgtgggaggaggagatcgcTATAGAATCTGAATGGGAATTAGTGTGTCGACGCAAAGAGCTTCTGGCTGTGGACGACTTTGTAGACTTTGACGTAGAGGATCAAGCGTCACTGTCCAGAGTTGTTCTAGTTGTCGCTCCCAGCAAGCGAACGCGGTTCATTTGGACAGTCCATCACAGCTTGATTGACGGATGGTCGATGGCAACTCTTATGCGAGACTTTGCCGACTGTCTCGAAAATAGACCAATCCCGGCACCACCACAATTTGCTCGAGTTGTCCAAGAGATAGATCGGCTCCGGGTCGAGTCCTCAGATAGGGCTGTCTCATTCTGGAAGGGATACTTGGAAGGATACACACCAGTCCCAAGACTTCGAGTATCACCACCAACTGATGTTAGCGACTACACGCAAGCAACTTTATCACGAAGATTGACCACCAGCGTGTCTGAACTGGAGGCTGTGGCAAAAGATCGATTTCAAGTATCACCGGCCACGTTGCTTTACGCCGCTTGGGGACTTCTCATTTCCAGGTACTCGGGAACAGACCGGGCAGTGCTAGGCGCCGTTCTATCTGGACGGAGCTTACCGATACCTGGCATAGAGAACATTGTTGGCCCATTAATTAATGTATTACCACTGGCCATAGATACTCGAGAGGACCAGCCAACACACAATTTCGTTCAAGCTGCGTTCAGACGGCTATGTGATGTCTTGGAATTTCAGTGGTCTCCTGCTTCATTGATCCAAGATGGCTGTGGATGCAACCCTGCAGAGCTCTTCGAGACACTCTTCGCTTCGCAGTATGGCTTCCCAGAATCTCCTTGGGATTCACTCGCggtttctcaacccagcGATATCCGCTATCTTGAGGCGACTCAAGTTCCACTCACTGTTCTGTTGAATGGTGCTGAGGGCCACTTTGACGTCCAATTTATTTATCGCCGGTCACATTTCAGCAATACCGTCATCCAAAGAATGATTTCTCACCTCGATAATCTCCTCACGTCCCTGACTACTGCGGATCCAAACACAGAATTGAGAAACGTGACGAGAAAAATGCTCGAGGCGGATCGACAGTATCGAATATCGAATGAAAAACCTAGTCAGCTGGATAGCTCTCGCGAAGTGCCGCAGAATCTAGTCGAGGCTATCGAAAACTCCATCCAAGCGCATGCTGACATGTATGCAGTCGAAGCACCGACGGGGAGCCTCACATATCGGGAGTTTGGAAGACTGACAGAGCACATCGTCGCGTGTATTCTGCAACACAACGGACGGGGCAATGTTATCTGCGTGGTCAGTGATGGTTCTCTACTTTGGCTTCTTGCCATGATTGCAACAGTCCGAGCAGGCGCTATCTACTGTCCAATTGATGAGAAATTGCCTCGCGTCAGAAAGGATTACATGATTCGAAATAGTGGAGCTACCTTGGTTCTATTTACCAAGTCTAGTCATGAGCCGGTATGCGACGGGATTCCATCTTTAGTCATGGAGTCCATTATAGCGAGCATCTCTTCAAGTTCCGCATTAGCCACTCCAGTCAGTCGTAATCATCCcagtggtgatgatgtcgcTTGCTTGATCTTCACTTCAGGAAGTACCGGCCTGCCTAAAG CCGTGCAACTGCAGCACAAAGGCATTCTTAATGTTGTTTCCCAGCCAGAGGGGCGACTGTACTCCCGTCCAGGCCAGCGTAATGCACAAATGCTGTCCCTTGGGTTTGATTGCTGCATCAAAGAGGTCTTCTCTACTATCTGCTTTGGCGCAGCCTTGGTTCTGAAAGACCCAGAGAACCCTATTGCCCATCTTACGAGAGTTGATGCAACTATGGCAACCCCATCCCTGCTCGCAACCTTAGAACCTGACGACTATCCTAATCTCAAAGTTATCACCGCGGCTGGAGAAGCCGTGTCTCAGGTTCTTAACGATAAATGGGCTTTCGGAAGAACTTTGATCAATGGGTATGGCCCTGCCGAGTGCACTTTAATATCGACCACAGCAATCCTCCACCCGGGAAGCAAAGTGTCAATCGGTAAGCCACTCTCAGGTTTATCATGCTACTTGCTCGACTCCTATGGACGCCCCGTGCCTATAGGAGTCAGTGGAGAAATATGTATCTCGGGAGTACAGGTTACTCCGGGATATCTTTGCAATGAGCAAGAAACAGCCAGACGCTTCCTTAGTGACCCTCTCAGACCTGGCCAAACGATGTTCCGGACCGGAGACATCGGAAGGAAGCTAGAAGATGGGAACATTGAGTACATTGGACGAGAAGATGATCAAATCAAGCTCCGCGGTTTTCGAATCGACCTCGGCGAGGTTCAAAGTACAATCTCCAAGCTTGCCACTGAGGCCAAAAACGTTGCCCTAGTGGTGTCTAACGGTAATCTGCTTGCTTTTATGACGCCTGAGAACATCGACGTCGAGAGCTTAAGTAAAAGCTTGGAGTTGCACCTCCCGCAGTACGCCGTCCCACATCGAATCATCGCGCTTGCAAAACTCCCTACCTCGGCAAATAACAAGGTTGACTCATTTACATTGCGCACGTATTTGAAAGATCAAGGAACTAGTGGTGTTGCTGTGGAAGAGCCTGAAACGGATACGCAGAGAAATCTTGCAGCTATCTGGGCAGATGTGCTTAGGCGCGATCTGAACCAGATGCCCATCGGTCCCAGTGACCGTTTCTTTGAACTCGGAGGCCACTCCTTACTGCAGATCAAAGTCGCTCAATCCATTTTCAAACACTGGGATATCCGGCCATTGCCACTCAAGCATGTCATTCGCCACCATAGCCTTCGGGATCTGTCGTTTGCCATCGATGAGCTTGTAAGTAATTCGACGAGCAAGGTGTCAACTACACCATTCCTTGAGAGTTCTCCGGTTCCACGAGACGGCCCGCTTCCTCTCTCGTACCTCGAGAAAGAAATGCTTCTCAACCACCTCATATCTGGCGGCTCACCGGCAGGAAACATGAACTTTGTCTGCAGTATTCGAGGTAATATCGACGCCGGGGTCTTGGCAGATGCGTTCCAGAGAGTTACTGCAGATATCGAAGTGTTTCGAACCAGGTACTCTGTTGTAGCCGGGACTCTCTTCCGACAACAGGCTCCAGCAACTGCTCATATTCCTTGTGTGGTCCAAACTGGCAACCTCAACTCATTTGTCCACCAGAAAATCACCAGATCCTTTGATCTTAGCATAGAACCGCCGTTGGACGTCTCAATCATCATAGGGGACCCAGTACAAATAATGCTGGTGGTTGTTATGTCACACGTCGTCGGTGACGCAGCCACAATGGCAACTTATCTCAACCGAGTCTCTCAGACATATAATCTCTTAACTTCGAACGTCTCAAAGGCCAAGCTGACTACCACACCAGATGCTTTGACCTATATCGACTGGGCGCAATGGGCTTCAGCACTCGAACACAATCCCCGTACCCTCGCATTCTGGTCATCGTATCTTTCCAACCCCCCCTCCCCGCTTACATTCGGAAATCTTTCCCCTGGAGCAGTAACTTACATGGGCTTTACTCGCTCCTGGACGCTCCCTTCCTCAATGCAACGCAATCTATCCAAGCTTGCAGAGAAATCTACTGTAACGATGCATCAGCTCATCTTAGGAGCCGTATTCATTACTCTGCAGTGCGTTGATCGCCGAGACGACATCCTGCTCGCAGCTCCTTTCATGCACCGTTCAGAACCCGGAACTGAGTCGATCCCAGGCCTCTTCCTCGACAGGCTCGTCCTCAGGATTCAGCGGCTTTCTGGCCAGATCTCCCTCTTCAGTTTCCTCTCTTCCATACGCGAAACTAGTCAGCAAGCTCTCGCACACATCGTTCCCTACCAATCCCTCCGCTCTCATCTCGCCCACAAGCCAAGCCTCATCAATCCACTCTTCCAAGTTATGGTAGCCTACCACATTGCCGCTGAACAGCAACCACTGCTTGAGCTTCACGGCGCAGAAGTACAGCCCATCCCATGCCGTGAAACAGGTGGCTCCAAGTTCCCTTTAAAGATTGAGTTCACCGAGACAGCAATTGAGGATCTCCGGGTTGATATAGAATATGACATGGGATGCATCAGCGAAGATATTGCCATGAGGCTTGAATTTGCGCTTTCTTTTACGTTACAGCTTATGGTTACTGAGAAGGATGTTGGGGATATTATTCAGCTGGTTGAGATGTCGTTTCGTCCTGGCACAGAACATGGACAAGTGGAATCGGTCTCAAGGCAGACTAACGGAGAAAACAAGACAGATTCTCTCATGGGAGAAACAAGGATCGAAATGAGCCTCAAGAATGCAGTTTCCGAGTGTCTGGGACTTGAAACCGAGACAATAGACCCTGAGCAGTCATTTTGGGATCTCAGTGGTCATAGTATGGATGCTCTGAAACTTCAACACCTATGTGAGAAGCGAGGAGTGCGGGTGGGACTACGGGATATCTTCATTTCCCGGAGTATTTTAGAGCTATCAGCTTGCGCCGGGACGATTTAA
- a CDS encoding dimethylallyl tryptophan synthase GliD2: MSPSAEVIVSVPTSLSGINGDYPVKTHKKLPNGHFDAESLALGRLTPYDVLTAALPLPAPISATDFWWRETGPLMSKLFSKANCSLYTHYQNLILYHTHIVPLLGPRPPIENSVQPSTRYAPWRSFLTDDFSPLEPSWNMSGNSNSQSTIRLGIEPVGFEAGTAADPFNQAAVTQFMHSREATELGANLSLFEHFRHDLFVGPESYAELRAKVPEGEHTTQSFMAFDFDAGRVTTKAYFFPILVSLKTGLSTTQVVSNSIIRLAHKSDVWGVQAIAALSVIEAWMAGYGGAAKTEMISVDCVNEARSRIKIYVRMPYTSLRKVKEAYCLGGRLTDDNTAEGLQLLEKLWRTVFGVVDEEFELPQNTHRTAGTIFNFELRPGKWFPEAKVYLPVRHYCESDLQIASRLQAFFGKLGWHDAEREYSKDLQDLFPQHPLSSSTGTHTYLSFSYKKHKGVYMTMYYSPRVYSTDRNDLIQCEES; encoded by the exons ATGTCCCCCAGTGCCGAGGTGATAGTTTCTGTTCCGACAAGCCTCAGTGGCATCAACGGTGACTATCCAGTCAAGACGCACAAGAAGTTACCCAACGGGCATTTCGATGCAGAGAGTCTTGCTCTTGGACGTCTTACCCCTTATGACGTCCTGACGGCTGCCCTTCCTCTACCGGCTCCAATTTCGGCTACAGACTTCTGGTGGCGAGAGACTGGACCTCTTATGAGCAAGCTTTTCTCCAAAGCCAACTGCTCCCTTTACACACATTACCAAAATCTAATTCTATATCATACCCATATTGTTCCGTTACTGGGACCTCGGCCCCCCATTGAGAATTCGGTGCAGCCCTCTACGAGATATGCACCATGGAGGTCCTTCCTGACGGATGACTTCTCTCCTCTGGAGCCGAGTTGGAACATGAGTGGCAACTCCAACTCACAAAGCACAATTCGTCTTGGAATTGAACCGGTGGGCTTTGAAGCCGGAACGGCTGCGGACCCCTTCAACCAAGCTGCCGTGACGCAGTTCATGCACTCACGCGAGGCCACTGAATTGGGCGCCAACCTCTCTTTGTTCGAACACTTTCGCCACGATCTTTTCGTCGGTCCAGAATCTTATGCCGAGTTGAGAGCCAAGGTCCCGGAAGGAGAGCATACCACGCAGAGCTTCATGGCGTTTGATTTCGACGCAGGTCGAGTCACCACCAAAGCCTACTTCTTTCCCATTCTTGTATCGCTGAAAACTGGACTGAGCACGACACAGGTGGTGTCAAATTCCATCATACGTCTGGCGCACAAGAGCGATGTATGGGGTGTGCAAGCCATCGCCGCCTTGTCGGTCATAGAGGCATGGATGGCTGGCTACGGCGGCGCGGCAAAGACCGAGATGATCAGCGTTGACTGTGTGAATGAGGCACGATCGCGCATCAAGATCTATGTGCGCATGCCATACACTTCTCTGCGGAAGGTGAAGGAAGCATACTGTCTGGGTGGGCGTTTGACGGATGACAACACAGCCGAGGGCCTGCAACTGCTGGAAAAGCTATGGAGGACTGTCTTCGGAGTAGTTGATGAGGAGTTCGAGCTGCCACAGAACACTCATCGTACAGCAGGTACAATCTTCAATTTCGAGCTACGGCCGGGAAAATGGTTCCCCGAGGCTAAGGTATACTTGCCAGTCCGACATTACTGCGAAAGCGATTTGCAGATCGCCAGTCGGTTGCAAGCCTTCTTTGGAAAGCTCGGATGGCACGATGCGGAGCGAGAGTATTCCAAGGATCTCCAGGACTTGTT TCCTCAACACCCATtgtcctcatcaacaggGACACATACATATCTCTCATTTTCATACAAGAAGCACAAAGGGGTCTATATGACAATGTACTACAGTCCCAGGGTATATAGCACGGATCGCAATGATCTGATTCAATGTGAAGAGTCATAA
- a CDS encoding putative C6 transcription factor, with protein sequence MDSTTPFSRLSVSSPRSSNSDGIQKARQRTITACLTCRRRKVKCDHTQPTCTPCKKGNRACIYASPQPASHNPSHAREGNRVSRSNLRTGQEEIRNRLERLERLLERAIVSGGSISQSPDVRVYSSENPRDVDQVKGASPNPRAETLSTDGFDGALLLEAEEGQSRWVSSLHYALLADQIHDVKMLLGDESGGEPVESSPTDQATPPFPFSATTVDSLTASAPNSADDCLALLNIFYSNVDPMTRLVHKPTLQRRFTQYINYTYGTATPTTGHQEAEAPRPDQALHTFEPLALAIFYSAINSLSAENVMLQFGAEKEALLAQFQRGVELGLGRENFLVTPSIEVLQAFVLLLTCQSREDGMARTWTLLGLAVKMALSQGLHREPSLFPSSNMDVVQVETRRRLWHQICHLDFRSAEGRGQEPTISDEDYTTLLPRNVCDDDLVEGAHLGAETYSPPGFTDMTGHLIRLNGIQCFRRIVRSTYRLERRIKSSALNGNGNLYPIAELQSLFEEVRSMVDEMVSHLQTQYLRYCDPQVPQQRMALGLAAVIEWRCWSIFWLRTPKQYREAAVSPEIRQTVLAKSVSLIESLNSMPDDQDAQKFQWHIGGHACFQSIMHIVSELETPEFKAPNHSLLRARAVEVLKKTMDTRGREATPMWKVINRIISNCLAKNAPANLPLTPFQTVLPRNGVIPGIWSSTTASPSAVPPSLSASAESARQTPLLDLSEIGSIDMQDPVTSFDWGFWNLDPTDPSSY encoded by the exons ATGGATTCTACGACTCCTTTTTCGCGGCTCTCGGTGAGCAGTCCTCGTTCAAGCAACTCCGATGGCATACAAAAGGCCCGGCAGCGCACAATCACCGCGTGCCTGACATGTCGCCGTCGAAAGGTCAAGTGTGATCATACGCAGCCCACCTGTACGCCATGTAAGAAGGGAAATCGTGCTTGTATCTATGCTAGTCCACAGCCAGCCTCACATAATCCTTCTCACGCCCGTGAAGGCAATCGTGTTTCGAGGAGCAACCTGCGAactggccaagaagagatACGCAATCGCCTCGAACGGCTGGAACGACTTTTGGAGCGGGCAATCGTCAGTGGTGGCAGCATCTCGCAATCGCCTGACGTGAGAGTATATAGCTCCGAAAACCCCCGTGACGTTGATCAGGTGAAAGGCGCATCGCCAAATCCGCGAGCCGAAACTTTGTCGACCGATGGTTTTGATGGTGCTTTGCTCTTGGAGGCCGAGGAAGGCCAGTCTCGCTGGGTCTCATCCCTACATTACGCTCTCTTAGCTGATCAG ATCCATGATGTTAAAATGCTGCTTGGGGATGAATCTGGCGGCGAGCCAGTGGAAAGCTCACCAACAGACCAGGCAACTCCCCCATTCCCGTTTTCTGCTACCACTGTGGACAGCCTCACGGCTTCGGCACCCAATTCCGCAGACGACTGCTTGGCATTGCTTAACATATTCTATTCCAACGTCGATCCGATGACAAGACTGGTCCACAAGCCGACGCTTCAGCGACGGTTCACCCAGTATATCAACTATACATATGGTACGGCCACTCCAACTACAGGGCACCAGGAGGCTGAAGCCCCAAGGCCTGACCAAGCCCTCCATACTTTTGAACCCTTAGCGCTGGCTATATTCTACTCAGCCATCAATAGTCTCTCAGCGGAAAATGTCATGCTGCAATTTGGTGCAGAGAAGGAGGCACTCCTCGCCCAGTTCCAAAGAGGTGTGGAACTTGGACTAGGGAGAGAAAACTTCTTAGTAACGCCAAGTATCGAAGTTCTCCAGGCATTTGTACTACTTCTG ACTTGCCAATCACGTGAAGATGGCATGGCAAGAACCTGGACCCTCCTTGGTCTCGCTGTCAAAATGGCTCTCTCACAAGGCCTTCACAGAGAGCCATCATTATTCCCGTCAAGCAATATGGACGTTGTACAGGTTGAGACACGCCGTAGACTGTGGCATCAGATATGCCACCTCGACTTCCGCTCCGCAGAAGGTCGAGGCCAGGAGCCCACGATATCAGACGAGGATTACACCACATTACTGCCAAGAAACGTCTGTGATGACGACCTTGTGGAAGGAGCACATCTCGGTGCGGAGACATACTCGCCTCCCGGATTTACCGACATGACAGGCCACTTGATTCGCCTGAATGGCATCCAATGCTTCCGAAGAATAGTTCGAAGCACTTACAGGCTGGAGCGGAGAATCAAGTCATCGGCTCTTAACGGCAACGGTAATTTGTATCCAATCGCAGAGCTTCAGTCTTTATTTGAAGAGGTTCGAAGCATGGTGGATGAAATGGtctctcatctccaaacCCAGTACCTACGATACTGCGATCCGCAGGTTCCTCAGCAGCGCATggcccttggccttgctgcaGTTATTGAATGGCGATGCTGGTCCATCTTCTGGCTGCGAACACCAAAACAATATAGGGAGGCCGCAGTGTCCCCTGAAATCAGACAAAC AGTATTGGCAAAGTCAGTCAGCCTTATTGAGAGTTTGAACTCCATGCCGGATGACCAAGATGCCCAGAAGTTTCAATGGCATATTGGTGGCCATGCCTGTTTTCAATCTATCATGCACATTGTCTCGGAACTTGAAACACCTGAATTCAAAGCGCCGAATCACAGTTTACTCCGGGCTCGCGCAGTAGaggtcttgaagaagacaaTGGATACGAGAGGACGAGAAGCTACGCCGATGTGGAAAGTCATTAATCGTATCATATCCAATTGTCTTGCCAAAAACGCGCCGGCAAACCTCCCTTTGACGCCATTCCAGACTGTCCTCCCTCGGAATGGTGTGATTCCCGGAATATGGTCATCAACTACTGCCTCGCCTTCAGCAGTTCCGCCAAGTTTATCGGCATCGGCAGAATCCGCAAGACAAACCCCATTGCTTGATCTATCGGAAATAGGGAGTATAGACATGCAGGACCCTGTCACGTCGTTTGACTGG GGATTTTGGAATCTTGACCCTACGGATCCTAGCTCCTATTAA